A segment of the Xenopus tropicalis strain Nigerian chromosome 6, UCB_Xtro_10.0, whole genome shotgun sequence genome:
TGAGTTACTGTATCTGTGGGATCTATAGACTGTTTGCTTCAAGATCCAACAGAGACCCACTGCCCCCTTTGCACATAAGGGTCCGGGAGCAGCGAGCCGGGGGGGGCAGAAGGTCTGCGGgtgatttaaaggggtagttcgttctaagcaacttttacattggtcttcagtatttatttttttatagtttaattataacactttacagctttcaaatgggggtcactgaccccggcagccaaaccccattgctctgtgaggctccagttttatggtTATTACTCCAGAGAGGGAGTTGAGACTTCAGCGCTTTTATAGTCCTAAAGTCAAACGAAAAGCAACGTTACACCGCCCATTCCTACACTTGTGTCACACAGCCGTGTTTAGATAATGTGAGTggctctgagaagagcctttgGGTTATTTGATGCTTAGAGTTCATCGTTCGGAGCGTTACTTGCCCTTGGCCGGCTTGGAGCTCTCGGCTTTCTTGGGCAGCAGCACggactggatgttgggcaggaccccgccctgagcgatagtcacccctccgagcagtttgttcagctcctcatcgttgcgcacagcgagctgcaggtgcctggggatgatgcgggtcttcttgttatcccgggcagcgttcccggccaactccaggATCTCAGCGGTCAGGTACTCGAGTACTGCGGCCAGATAGACCGGAGCTCCGGCTCCCACCCGCTCGGCATAATTGCCTTTCCTCAGCAAGCGGTGAACACGGCCaactgggaactgcagcccagcccGGGATGAGCGGGTCTTGGCCTTAGCCCGAACCTTGCCGCCTTGTTTGCCTCTGCCGGACATGATCCCCAATACAACTCAGCTACAAAGAAATAGAAGAATGTAGCGTTCTTACGCCAGGTACTGGGTTTAGTAGGCAGCGCAGGACACACCTCTCTTCTCTAATTGGGTGAATTCTGGTTCAGCCAATCATAGTTGGGGTTTTAGGAAGCGCCAATAACTTGCTCTAAGCGCATtcatcctttttcttttttgtcatGTAAGTTCGattgcagccaatcacacagACGCTTTCTGGAACACCAATCCGTAGCTGTAGATGGGAGGGTTTATGCCATGTGACACAAACCGACCAGTTACAGACGCAGGTTCCGAGTTCCCTTATTTGCAGGGGAGggctataaaagcagcagcccgGGAAAAGGAGGAAACAGTTTTCTCGTATATCAGAAAGCGTAAGGATAGTTGATCATGCCTGAACCAGCCAAGTCCGCTCCAGCCGCGAAGAAAGGCTCCAAGAAAGCGGTGACCAAGAcccagaagaaagatgggaagaagcgcaggaagacgaggaaggagagttacgccatttacgtgtacaaggtgctgaagcaggtgcaccccgataccggcatctcctccaaggccatgagcatcatgaactcctttgtcaacgatgtgtttgagcgcatcgcaggggaagcctcccgcctggctcattacaacaagcgctccaccatcacctcccgggagatccagaccgcggtccgcctgctgctgcctggggagctggccaagcacgccgtgtccgagggcaccaaggctgtcaccaagtacaccagcgccaagtaactgctgccccatctcctgccctactcccagcaacacaaaggctcttctcagagccACACACCCCCTCCCTATAAGATCTGTACCTTGTTGGTTTACTGTCTTACACTAATGTAAAACGTTTCATGGCCTGATGGTCTTTTAACGGGATAGATGTTGCTTACTAATTACCCAGTGTTTGTCCAAATCCCCAGAAGTGTATCGGTACAACTCTATTTTTACTCGACAGATTTTTACGTGTAAACGTTAGCGAATTCTGTAGTGATCGATACAGTATCTAAGGCTCAAATTGAGAGAATTGGTTACGTTATTACTGGATTCTCCATTGTTGCAGTTCAGAACCTGCGATTAAAATCATGTGGCAGATTCATTTCTCCGTCCAATTAGGTCACACGGAGATCTCTATAACCGGAGCGGTGTCTGACCGTACGGATTATTATGGCGGGAGCCTGGGGCAGTGTGAAAAGGTCTCTGGATCCCTGAGAGGCAGATAATATACTGAAATCATTGTGAGCGGGATTTTCTGGACACTATTTCCTTACGCGCAATAAGGTACAATATAAACTCTTTTCTCCTGTGGAACTTTGTTTGCGCTGATATTTTGGCGGGTGTCAAAATCAGCCAACAACGGATTCGCAGACTTGCCAGTAAATCGCCCAAGGAACTGAAATTTAAATAAACCAATTACAGAGGTGCCGGGCTGTGTGGGGAAAGTCCCCGGATCCGTGAGGCGGATAATGTGCTGAGACAGCGAGAGGAATATTGTGAGCGACATTTCTAGACAGGTAACCGCCATTATGACATCCTTACGCGCTATAAGGTACAATATGAAATATACTCGACGCCACTTTCTTTCTCCCTGTGGAACTTTATTTGATTTCTGATATTTTGCCGACCAAATTAAAACCAACAATGGtttctaaaatgtattaaaaataccGTAGTAAACCAACTAAGGCGCTAAATAAACCAGTAACAAAGCTTAATTTTTGGCGGGATGTAGCTGTCTGCTGAGTTCGGTGTAGTTAATAGATTCCTATTGGTTACTAGGAACTGAGGCCACAAATCGTCATTTTAGCCCCACCCATTATTTCAGTTCCCTCTCAGGTTCTGTCCATATGTATATAAGGGCCCGCTGGAAGGCAAATACTTTAGTTTACCTTCTGCGGTGAATAGAGAGAGATATGTCTGGACGCGGCAAAGGCGGGAAGGgtttggggaaaggaggcgccaagcggcacaggaaggtactgcgggataacatccagggcatcaccaagcccgccatccgccgcctggcacggagagggggagtcaagcgcatctctggcctcatctatgaggagactcgtggggtcctcaaggttttcctggagaatgtcatccgggacgccgtcacctacaccgagcacgccaagaggaagaccgttaccgccatggatgtggtgtacgctctcaagcgccagggccgcactctctacggcttcGGGGGCTGAATCTGCTCATAAACCGATATAAACCcaaaggctcttctcagagccGCCACATGGTCGCTAAGAGTTGGAACAACTAGGCTTATTCAGTCCGTGGACACTTCCACTGACATACGGAACCATAGTTTGGTCAGTATCCTGCCCCGTCGGAGTGATATAAAGTATCGCAGGGGGAAATTAATAATTAGCGATCTGAGAATGAATCGGTTGGTAATTCCCTCTCAAAAGTCTTCGCCCTGTGTCTCTTTCATTCTCCCGGGACTTTGGCTTGAACAAAAATGAAATCTTCTTATAGTTGTCCCTGGGCAAAATAGGTGGGTGTTTGGGCCGGGGGGGTAGCTCTAGGGGCACAATGGTGCTGGGGAGGCACAGACCGGGTGTCAGTGCGAGGGAACCGACTGTGTTGGCTCAGGCCCCGCTGATTCTCACACTGTTGCCCTGTGGCACTGTTGCCCTGTAGCACATTCTCCCTCCCGCGGCTGATAAACTTCCTACATTGCAGTAAAGCGCACTTGGGCCCCTCAGGGCGATAACACCTAGAAACAGTGGTCTCCCCCGCCCCCCTCAGCTTGGGGGCTGATTATGGAACCAAAGCCCCTTTATATAGAGGGAAATGCGGATATTAAACGGGAGTCAGTGGATAATCTGGGATATCTCTGTTAATCCGCAGCAGGAACCCCCCCGGCCCTACTAGTTACTTATACAGGAGGGGGCTCCCGGGTATAACAGTTGTATGAGCCGTGGGTTTGGCTCCTGTCCCTCAAAGGTTTCCGTGTAATCTGCCAAATGCCTGAATCCTACCGCAGTCACCTTCCCTCCCTACCGGCTCCTCATGTTCAGCTGATTTGATTGGGGATTtggtggctctgaaaagagcctttgtgctgCTGGGAGGCTGTGCGGGTTGGATCTAAGCCCTCTCGCCTCGGATCCTGCGGGCCAGCTGGATGTCCTTGGGCATGATGGTGACCCTCTTGGCGTGGATGGCGCACAGGTTGGTGTCCTCAAAGAGACCGACCAGATAAGCCTCGCTGGCCTCCTGCAGAGCCATGACGGCTGAGCTCTGGAAGCGCAGGTCGGTCTTGAAGTCCTGAGCGATCTCCCGGACCAGGCGCTGGAAAGGCAGTTTGCGGATGAGCAGCTCGGTGGATTTCTGGTAGCGGCGGATCTCCCGGAGAGCGACTGTGCCGGGCCGGTAACGGTGAGGTTTCTTGACTCCGCCGGTGGCCGGGGCGCTCTTCCTGGCTGCCTTGGTGGCGAGCTGCTTGCGGGGAGCTTTCCCTCCGGTGGATTTGCGGGCAGTTTGCTTAGTACGGGCCATTCTGCACAACTCCGCGCTTCAAGtcactaataaaaatataaaccagAGAACCCTCTATATATTGGCGCTACTACTTTATGATTGGCTGATCATAACGCGTTCATACATCCTCCAACAAATCAGCTTCATTTTAAGAAATCCCGCCTCAACGCTACTGTGCTATTGGTCAGTTTTAATAGAATCGCGCCTTTGTTTGGGTCAGAGAAACCCGTTAGTGATTTGAGACATCCCGCCAAAATGTTCTTGATTCAGTATAACCTGCTAAGGGGACGGAGCCTATAGA
Coding sequences within it:
- the LOC101734900 gene encoding histone H2A type 1 — protein: MSGRGKQGGKVRAKAKTRSSRAGLQFPVGRVHRLLRKGNYAERVGAGAPVYLAAVLEYLTAEILELAGNAARDNKKTRIIPRHLQLAVRNDEELNKLLGGVTIAQGGVLPNIQSVLLPKKAESSKPAKGK
- the LOC100485134 gene encoding histone H2B 1.1-like produces the protein MPEPAKSAPAAKKGSKKAVTKTQKKDGKKRRKTRKESYAIYVYKVLKQVHPDTGISSKAMSIMNSFVNDVFERIAGEASRLAHYNKRSTITSREIQTAVRLLLPGELAKHAVSEGTKAVTKYTSAK
- the LOC116411631 gene encoding histone H3, which gives rise to MARTKQTARKSTGGKAPRKQLATKAARKSAPATGGVKKPHRYRPGTVALREIRRYQKSTELLIRKLPFQRLVREIAQDFKTDLRFQSSAVMALQEASEAYLVGLFEDTNLCAIHAKRVTIMPKDIQLARRIRGERA